From a single Carassius auratus strain Wakin chromosome 38, ASM336829v1, whole genome shotgun sequence genomic region:
- the LOC113056601 gene encoding zinc transporter 10-like isoform X1 — protein sequence MGRYSGKTCRLILMLVITVIFFVAEIVAGYMGNSIALVSDSFNMLSDILSLCVGLTAARVSRRAGSGRFTYGMGRAEVVGALANAVFLAALCFSVSMESLKRLALPQAIDDPPLVLIVGSLGLAVNVLGLVIFQDCSCCVRATRRNDAPVSREAEEDADLQQKKTRSDGPPLNIRGVCHVSLSLSAGVLLHVLNDALGSVVVVVASALFCVWPLAPESPCNWQCYVDPSLTLVMVVIIMSSAAPLVKETTGILLQMSPPDLPLTAVLDSVCSLPGVVSVHQAHVWEIAKGRSVASLHVRVSSDRDPALQTQIQQLFHGAGVHSVTVQLERADGEMSDTEANIS from the exons ATGGGGCGCTACAGCGGGAAGACGTGCCGCCTGATCCTGATGCTGGTCATCACCGTCATCTTCTTCGTGGCGGAGATCGTGGCGGGGTACATGGGCAACTCCATCGCGCTGGTGTCGGACTCCTTCAACATGCTGTCGGACATCCTGTCGCTGTGCGTCGGGCTGACGGCGGCGCGCGTGTCGCGGCGCGCGGGCTCGGGGCGCTTCACGTACGGAATGGGTCGCGCGGAGGTGGTGGGCGCGCTGGCCAACGCCGTGTTCCTCGCCGCGCTCTGCTTCTCCGTGTCCATGGAGTCACTGAAGAGACTCGCCCTGCCGCAGGCCATCGATGACCCGCCGCTCGTGCTGATCGTGGGCTCGCTGGGGCTCGCGGTGAACGTGCTCGGGCTCGTCATCTTCCAGGACTGCAGCTGCTGCGTGCGCGCGACGCGACGGAACGACGCTCCTGTGTCGCGCGAGGCGGAGGAGGACGCAG ACCTGCAGCAGAAGAAGACCAGGAGCGACGGACCTCCTCTGAACATAcggg gtgtgtgtcatgtctctctctctctctccgcag gtgtgcTGCTGCACGTGTTGAATGATGCGCTGGGTtcagtggtggtggtggtggcctCGGCTCTGTTCTGCGTGTGGCCCCTGGCCCCTGAGAGCCCGTGTAACTGGCAGTGTTACGTGGACCCCAGTCTGACGCTGGTCATGGTGGTCATCATCATGTCGTCCGCTGCTCCTCTGGTCAAAGAGACGACTGGGATCCTGCTGCAGATGAGTCCTCCTGACCTGCCGCTCACCGCCGTCT TGGACAGTGTGTGCAGTCTCCCCGGTGTGGTCAGCGTTCACCAGGCTCATGTCTGGGAGATAGCTAAAGGACGGAGCGTGGCCTCGCTGCACGTCAGAGTGTCGTCTGACCGGGATCCAGCTCTTCAGACACAGATCCAGCAGCTGTTCCACGGCGCAGGCGTCCACAGCGTCACGGTTCAGCTGGAGCGAGCCGACGGAGAGATGTCAGATACAGAAGCAAACATCAGCTGA
- the LOC113057489 gene encoding putative nuclease HARBI1 yields the protein MMELHQTKAGHVTYLGMFKGQYNGYLLGDRGYPCLPYLMTPYPEPEPGPQTRFNLAHSRTRAKVEMTIGILKSRFQCLRGLRVSPERACHIIVACVVLHNIATIRGESHPPCIEEDGPEEHPQILEPNRDGRLLRDRICQNYFY from the exons ATGATGGAACTACACCAAACAAAAGCAGGTCACGTGACATACCTGGGTATGTTTAAGG GACAGTACAATGGTTACTTGCTGGGGGACAGAGGATACCCTTGTCTGCCCTATTTAATGACACCCTACCCTGAACCTGAGCCTGGACCACAGACACGGTTTAACCTGGCTCACAGCCGAACACGGGCCAAGGTGGAGATGACtatagggatcctcaaatctcggTTTCAGTGTCTGCGTGGGCTCCGGGTTAGTCCAGAGAGGGCATGCCACATTATTGTGGCTTGTGTTGTGCTTCACAATATTGCCACTATAAGAGGAGAGAGCCACCCTCCTTGTATTGAGGAAGATGGCCCAGAGGAACACCCACAGATTTTAGAGCCCAACAGAGACGGAAGACTTTTGAGAGACAGGATttgtcaaaattacttttattag
- the LOC113056601 gene encoding zinc transporter 10-like isoform X2 — translation MGRYSGKTCRLILMLVITVIFFVAEIVAGYMGNSIALVSDSFNMLSDILSLCVGLTAARVSRRAGSGRFTYGMGRAEVVGALANAVFLAALCFSVSMESLKRLALPQAIDDPPLVLIVGSLGLAVNVLGLVIFQDCSCCVRATRRNDAPVSREAEEDADLQQKKTRSDGPPLNIRGVLLHVLNDALGSVVVVVASALFCVWPLAPESPCNWQCYVDPSLTLVMVVIIMSSAAPLVKETTGILLQMSPPDLPLTAVLDSVCSLPGVVSVHQAHVWEIAKGRSVASLHVRVSSDRDPALQTQIQQLFHGAGVHSVTVQLERADGEMSDTEANIS, via the exons ATGGGGCGCTACAGCGGGAAGACGTGCCGCCTGATCCTGATGCTGGTCATCACCGTCATCTTCTTCGTGGCGGAGATCGTGGCGGGGTACATGGGCAACTCCATCGCGCTGGTGTCGGACTCCTTCAACATGCTGTCGGACATCCTGTCGCTGTGCGTCGGGCTGACGGCGGCGCGCGTGTCGCGGCGCGCGGGCTCGGGGCGCTTCACGTACGGAATGGGTCGCGCGGAGGTGGTGGGCGCGCTGGCCAACGCCGTGTTCCTCGCCGCGCTCTGCTTCTCCGTGTCCATGGAGTCACTGAAGAGACTCGCCCTGCCGCAGGCCATCGATGACCCGCCGCTCGTGCTGATCGTGGGCTCGCTGGGGCTCGCGGTGAACGTGCTCGGGCTCGTCATCTTCCAGGACTGCAGCTGCTGCGTGCGCGCGACGCGACGGAACGACGCTCCTGTGTCGCGCGAGGCGGAGGAGGACGCAG ACCTGCAGCAGAAGAAGACCAGGAGCGACGGACCTCCTCTGAACATAcggg gtgtgcTGCTGCACGTGTTGAATGATGCGCTGGGTtcagtggtggtggtggtggcctCGGCTCTGTTCTGCGTGTGGCCCCTGGCCCCTGAGAGCCCGTGTAACTGGCAGTGTTACGTGGACCCCAGTCTGACGCTGGTCATGGTGGTCATCATCATGTCGTCCGCTGCTCCTCTGGTCAAAGAGACGACTGGGATCCTGCTGCAGATGAGTCCTCCTGACCTGCCGCTCACCGCCGTCT TGGACAGTGTGTGCAGTCTCCCCGGTGTGGTCAGCGTTCACCAGGCTCATGTCTGGGAGATAGCTAAAGGACGGAGCGTGGCCTCGCTGCACGTCAGAGTGTCGTCTGACCGGGATCCAGCTCTTCAGACACAGATCCAGCAGCTGTTCCACGGCGCAGGCGTCCACAGCGTCACGGTTCAGCTGGAGCGAGCCGACGGAGAGATGTCAGATACAGAAGCAAACATCAGCTGA
- the LOC113056602 gene encoding protein yippee-like 5, giving the protein MGRIFLDHIGGTRLFSCANCDTILTNRSELISTRFTGATGRAFLFNKVVNLQYSEVQDRVMLTGRHMVRDVSCKNCNSKLGWIYEFATEDSQRYKEGRVILERALVRESEGFEEHVPSDAS; this is encoded by the exons atggGCCGTATCTTCTTGGATCACATCGGCGGGACGCGTCTCTTCTCCTGTGCTAACTGTGACACAATCCTGACGAACCGCTCCGAGCTGATCTCCACACGCTTCACCGGAGCCACCGGACGAGCCTTCCTCTTCAACAAG GTGGTGAATCTGCAGTACAGCGAGGTGCAGGACCGTGTGATGCTGACCGGCAGACACATGGTGCGAGACGTCAGCTGTAAGAACTGCAACAGCAAGCTGGGCTGGATCTACGAGTTCGCCACCGAGGACAGCCAGCGCTACAAGGAGGGTCGTGTGATCCTGGAGCGAGCGCTGGTGCGAGAGAGCGAGGGCTTCGAGGAGCACGTCCCGTCAGACGCCTCCTAA